The Pungitius pungitius chromosome 4, fPunPun2.1, whole genome shotgun sequence nucleotide sequence TAACTCAACCTTCATACAGTACATCTTGCATCCATAACATTTCACTGCTAGTTTTGTAATAGAACAATATGCAAGTTGAGGCTTTTGCAAGTGCTtttgatattaaaaaatatttttctgataACTAAGCCTCTTAGACTTCCTCTATCCCAGTGTTTGTCTGTGACTCATACAGTTAAACTTCATTcacattttaataattaaagttCTATATTTGTTTAGCATTGGTTTTTACTTTCCTATCCTCTTGATTAAGCCCTTCGCACTCGCACTTCTGAATATGTTTAGGCATTTAATGCTGTACAAAGTGCTGAGCATCACCTAGTGACAGAAAGAGGAATGatacatgaaaaaaaataataataaagagtcTATCGAAGGAAACtattttacaacattttaatgccaaaaagctaaaaatagatttttgttcatttattacaCCATGAAACTCAtgggagttttttcttttttacattttaatgtagTGCTAGGCAAACATGGAAGTCATAAATTACAGCATGTACCACTTACATAACACACAATGCAAAGACAAAGTACTTGAAGACACCTGCTGAATAAATggtaacaataaaaaatatgcaaatattatACTTTTGGTAAATGCGTCAGCATAAACTGAGAACTAGAAGGAAATGGCGCCAACTGACAGATCGTCTCTCTAGTTTCACTCGTGCAGGATTAACTCCAGCCGTGACAGATTACCGACAACAACACACAGGACATCCCTATTAAGATCATTTACAACTGATGAAACAATTTGTGACCAAAAAGctcattgtttttctctccacacaACTCCGCTTGTTTTAACACTCCCAGTCACGCCATTAttgtgtagacacacacacacacacacacacaagcacacacacaagcacacactttctctcaaacacacacaatgtttattCCAAGGGATTATGAGGCACTACATTTATCTCCAGCAGCCTGAGGTCTCCCGGGTTCAGTGCACCAGCATGACACCAGGTTAAGTCTAGGTGTAGTAGATTATCTCCGGGATCTGCCCGTCCTCCACAGACGTACCGTTGTTATTTCCTGGGgagctaaaaaacaaaaaggtcgtCTTGGCCCCCGTTGTGGTTTCCTTGGTCACTTTCTTCAACCCCTTGGTGCCATAATGGGAGTCTGGGCCCTGGGCCAATGAGAAAGCAGATCATTTGTTAATTCCAATCAGGTGGGTTTAAAAAAACGCACCATATGTTTCAACTGACCTTTAAGGTGGCACATGCAGTGTAGCTGACATTGGGAAGGATTTCCACCGGCTCTTTGAACATCACTCGGAACGTGTTTGCTGTGCCGTCACAGTTGAACCCGGTGTCGTTCTGCCCCAGTATGATGCGCTTGTCGCTCTCTAAGATCTGCAGAACAGCACCATGTCTTTAGTGCTTGGTCAATAACGTGCAAAGGAAAAATAATCAATGTAATGTCAGCGTTGAAGTGTTAAAACACAGCGGGCAGCTCACTCCGTGTTTCTGGGTTCATCGGTTTGCTGGTTTTTCTGGTTGGAAACTGTTACTTTGCGCTGGCTGTGACCAGAATAATCTGGCAAGTACTGTGACATTTTAGGCTTTCAATTAAGACAGTTGTATCTGTAAATATACAGTGAGTTTTAACGTGATACAGGGAAAGATCCCTTGTGAAAGGATCAGATGCAATGCTTATACAACACAACTGTGCACCCTTCTTCTCCAAGGTGGAACAAATAAGCTGTGCTAACTGGAGAGGAATTAGAAAACGGGATGAGGGACAGCGAGTTTACTCCTCGTAGGGTCGGCAAAGTGTATCAAGGTCTGTCAGGTTGTATCACAAAGGGAAACGGATCTAAGGagtatttggcttttttttattaaactattGCCTTTTTGCTACGGTTAGGACAACATTGTACTTCTGTTTATCTTATCCAATAAAATTATTGGTGGTGACACAAAACAGTACTACtatgaaaacaaatatacatcCCTTAACGTCATTATGTTATAACAGAAGTTACCTGTATGTTGACCTGATAGTCAGTGGGTCCATGTATTGAACCATACAAGCCAAAACCCACTATGGATATTCTTTTGTTAACATTGAatctgcagagggagaaaggcagacagaaaaagaaaattaataCCACAACAAAACTTTAACCCAGTTTGTTTGAGGCAACAACAGACCGCCACGGTTGGCCCTCTCACCTGATTCTGTCGCTGGTACCACTGTACCCCCATCGACTCTCAACCTGCTGGAACCTATTAATGCTGCACTCCTCCCCCCTGAGGCAGCAGCGGGGCCTGTCGATGTAGTCGACCCGTGGTTTGGGGTTTACTGTAAAGTGTAAAAACAGATTTACCACCTCCCGATCGAACAATATTCCAGACTGGGCAGGCCCTGTTGCACAAGAAAGAATATCAAGCTGGTTTCTGTGGTTTGAGCTGTATGGACACATAAGACACATGATGAATATGTTTGGCTGAAATGGTCAGTATAGttttggaggagagagaaaaagaagaagaagaagaagaagaagaaaagtcccATTGCAGGGAAAGAAAACGGGTCATATCTCTGGGGCGCTTACCTGCCGCAAACTCCTCAACGGTCATGAGCGGGAAGCGGATGAGCGGGAGGGCTTTGCCCAGAACGTTCTGTTTGTTCTCGGAGGTCGGGGCAAGCTGTTGTCTGTAACACTCGGCCTCGGCCCAGCGTACCACCGCCCCAAACAAGCGGTTCTCCCTGATGCTGAGCGTGTCCCTTTGCAGCACTGCACATAAGGTGTCtatgcacacaaatgcacagaGCAGCCATCGGTTAACATCCAAAACAGTAAAAGGTTGAACATTTTCTCAGGAAGAGTGACATACCAAGGTCAATATCTGTGAAACCCTCTGCGTTTATTGCGTCCGCAGTGCTTTTGTCTATGGTGTCTAAGCAGAGGCTGGCCAGTTGAGGCTCGTCAAATAGTCTTGCCTGTAATGAAAGCACAAAATAAGCCAAATTAGTATATTAGTAGACACTAGTCAATTACTTTTCATGCAcgtgggcgatggtggcgcatggagtagtgtgatgcgccgGGAGCCGCATGGTTGGCGGCTCGAACTCTgactgccccatgtgccatgtcgaagtgtccctgatgcaagacacctaaccccaaattgctccccaggcaaaaatgtaaagcatgggttaaaatgcaatgtaagtcgctttggataaaagcgtgagttaaatgacatgtaatgtaacaaagaCTGTGAAAAGTGTCTCCTTCATGCACTAAATGTTGTGCAAGCTTTACAAAAGGATTAATCATTTTGGAAATTAGATATTGAGAACTGATGAATTACGACTTACGGTAAAACTATCAATCAAACTTCTAAAAGTGTTACTGAACTGGACATGAGTAACAAGTGATGACCCCGATAATAAAGATTACACTGCTGGAGAGAAGTCTCTAAGGAGCAGTGTTTGATTAGAAATAAGCTGAGCAGGCAGCCTGATGGCGTTGCATCCAGCATCATAAAAAATGCTGAACCCAGACACACGACAGCATCAGCCAGAAATAGCACAAGCTAATGTCATAAAAACCTGACTATTGATGGCTGCAAGATGGTCGTTTGGGTCGGACCGCTCTGCTATTAAAACAATGAATTTGAATAGATGGAAATTCAAGATGTCTAACCAAAAAGGGTTAATGGCCGAGGGTTTAAGGGTCAAGTATCCAGGATAGGGCGGCTGTGACAGTAACCTGAGTGAGGAGCATGAAAGCGTTGTCCGCTCTGAGGTGCTTGGTGAGGAACTCCACACAGTGACTTTCCAGAGCGGGGACCGCGTACTTCTTCGCCGTGTACAGAGTCGTCATCACCGTCTCAGGACCAATGTGGACCTCGTCAGAATACAAGAACCTGGGCAGAGGAAGCAGGCAGCGGAACAATCCTGAGGGTCAGGTACTCATTACGTTAGCTTGGGAAATGCATCACCTGTTAACAAAGGAAATAAAACTGCAGTGCTGATACATTTGTAAGACAGTGTCGTCTCCTCTGGAACCACAATTCTAAAAAAAGCCACTGCTCACGTGTCTTGTTGCAATTCATCCAGAAGTAATCATCACTTTGATGAATTTAGCTCGAAATGGACTTAATCCTCAGTGTAACCTTAATCACAAGGCGCactgtttttattcttcatgAGAGCCCAGTAAACCCACCGGTTCCCATCACTTTCTGGAGTGTATCCGAACTATGCAACTTTGAAGCAATGTGCTTACACCTGACATCCAAGAGTTAAACCATCGTACCCACTGCTCCTGTCCGGGGCTGCAGCGCTATAACTCACTTACATGGCACCTAAATCCTGCTTTAAACATGCAGCCAGATGCGGCGGGAAGGAAGCGACAGGTGACTCCGCTGGGTTCAATCCGGTGCGCGGCTTCTCCTACCTGAGCAGCGCCAGGAAGGCTGCGGGTTCCACGTCGGGGAGCTCTATTTCCGTGGAGGTCGTGGCCATCCCTCCGTTGAACATGGCATCAAATACGGCGCTACCGGCGGCCAGGACGAATTTATGGGCCGGTATCCTCTGGGCCTGCCTGCCCTTCCCGACGACGAACCGGACGTCGCTGAGCAGCTCGTTGTTGAAGAGGAAGGCGAAGCGCTCCTTCAGGGAGCTCTTCGTCGCCTGCCAGTTGTACATGGGCTCCCGGTGAAGGCCGAGGACGGGCGGAGAGGCGGACCGGGCAGGACCGGAGGCTGGCGCGTTGGAGGGCACCGCTGCGTCTCCAGACTGAACCGAGTTGGACGCAGCCTCCTGGTCGTCATGGTTTGACGCTAAGCTGCCACCGACGCCGTTCCCGGTCGCCATAACGACACGTTTCTGATTCGTATTCGAGGTCTAGAAAGCACCGTTGATGTCACTGGAGAACACACCGACCGTACCGTGCGTgtcgtgtgtgtttttatttacgtgGTATCCATCGCGGCGGACGCCATCGCTCTCTCTGACGTTTAGCTAGCTGACGCTATCCGCTAGCTTGTGTTCCCCCAGAAATGACGCAGACGCACACTTccttcaaaacactttttttcatgCAACTTTATTGTTCAGTTCAAGAGCAACAAATAAAGTTACAAGGGACAAAGGGGACAAAAGGCAATGTAATGAACACTAACAAAATAcgacatgaatgaaacaaaatgaatctTGCAATGTATAAAGATGTGATtgagataaaagaaaaatagcTGATTAACATTTTTTAGTATATTGACAAATGAGTTAATCCAGAGTTTTTCCCAAATCAAAAATAGATTATTTTTTGGTGACCCCCGTATAAAtcaatttttaaattattattattttattttattattagatTTGTTTATTCGTAATATGAAAAGTGTAAAAAGATGGCAAGAATTGCAAAACATATATTTACATCAATTGAgaaatgtacatacatacatttctaAACGTGTATTTTTATACCTAAAAAATATATTCCAATCGACCACTAGATGTCAGTCTTCTTTTTTACTTGGATACAAGGAACGCGCCTTCATAGCATTTTAATGgatgataataaataaaataacactcGAAAAAGTATGTTATATGCAGTAAAATCATTGTCGACAGTACAGGGaactactttttttctttcactctctctgTGCGTGGGTTTTttactgggagagagagagcgagagagagagagagagagagagagaaagagaccagAAAACATGGCAGAGCATGCTCGCAAGAGATGAATTGGAGGTTTGTGCGTTGTTTACgttgtttttacattgtaaCTTTCCCCCAATTCCTTGAGATATACATTTTTACCACCAGATAAAAGAGCTCAACCCTGGTTCGCAATGAGCGCGTCGGCAGGGACGGGAGTGTTTGTGCTCTCCTTGATGTCCATTCCCTTCTGCTATTTATTTAATTCCCTTATTTACAACAACAGGTGAGTGAGAGGGGGCTCTTTAATGTGTTacctcttttttctttgctgattACGGAACTGTTACCAGTGCAACACTAATTGGcatcatttgaaaatgatttgttatgtcttttaaaaatgaTATACTTAACCTTACTTCTATGGATTTAGTGCTGAAGCTTTCTTCTTCGCTGGATGTTCAGCAGTCCTCATCATCTCCATTTCAGCTCGTTTTATGCTCAAAAAGAAGGCTCCAGTAGATCCCCTTTTCTATGGTATGATTTTCCTTTTGATGtcaagacatttaaaaatgtttgctcATGGTGAGAAATATGCATTCAACACCAAATCAAAAGAATCACAAGGTTCAGTCTGACTTGCATGAACGTAGAGGGAGTTATTGGAGAAACTGGATCCTGCATTACTAAACTTTAAGTATGCATCTGTCTGTCCAGTATTTGCAATGTATGCGTTCCTCAGTGTGGTGAATCTGATCATCGGGCTGGAGCAGGACAACATCATTGATGGATTTGTGACGTTTTACCTCAGAGAGGTAAGTTGTTGGGCGTTGGGTTGCGAGTCCTGCTTGTGAGTTGTCTGTTTGTACCTACTGATAGAGCCGCCCTGTGTTTCAGGCAGATCCCCATATTAATACAGCACATGGTCACATGATCTCCTACTGGGACGGCTGTGTGCACTATCTCATGTATCTGGTCATGATAGCTGCGATTACTTGGGGGTGAGAGACGTCTGTAAGATCTGCCCATCTGTTTGTATCTGTAAATTTATCTATCCAGCCGAGTCTCTTGGAAGGATGATGTGAACATTTGACTTTTACAATAGCAGTGTTACCTGGTTTGCACTTGCAGGGACAGCTACCGAGCCATAGGACTCTACTGGATGGGATCTTTTCTCACACGTGCCATAGTCTACATTCTTGGCAATGCTGTGGGTAAGTGCACTATAAATAATGGCATACTTTTAGACGGCCAGTGTAGGGTGACTTGTGAAACCCTCTGCACATACCTCCCTTGAGGATCTTACAATGTAGTTGAAAAAAATGCCCATTTAACTGTAACTACTACATTGAGTGTTTTGGTCTGTCTTTCCTATGCTGAGATATTATGTTGGTCTGTCCTTTCTCAGGTAAATATGGGACCCAAGTTTGCCCTCTCTTCCTTCTCCACATattgtatgtctctgtgtcggTCTGGGTCTGCTTCCGCATCTTCAGCAAGCGCCCCACACCGGACCTTCAGTTGTCAGTAAGTCAGCATCAAACTGTCATTACAATAAAGAAcatcatttaaatattcattagatacatatatatgtatgtgttttgtgTGGGTGACAGAATACATGTGAGAGACAGCGTTGTTTTACTATCATGTCACTTTCCCTCAGAGCGTCCAAGAGGCTGAAAGAAAGAGTTTACTCCACAGACCTCTGGACCTTCTGTTCATCATCTACCTCATTCCTGCTTTTGCTTTCTGCATCTTCAGAGGCCTGGTAAGAAACCATATGATGATGATTCTCCACCCAAACAGAGGtggaaaaataatgataatctTCATGTGTCTGTTAGATTGTTCTGGACTTTTCCAGCGAATGGTGTCTAGCATACACACGACAGTATGAGCCTTACCTCAAAGACCCTTCAGCCTATGCTAAAATACAGGTAACTCAGAAACGCCATGAACACCACACGCTCATCTTGATACTGTCATTGCCTTTGTTCCCTGAGAAGCAAACTGCCTCCATGTTTACCAGATGCTGGTGAGCATGCTGTACTCTGGACCATACTACATCATTACTCTGTATGGGCTGATGGTGCCAGGGTGCGAGTGGATGACGGATCTAACCTTAGTGCACTCCGGGGCACTGGCACAGGTACAGGTTATTTCTCGCCCTTGGCTGAGAATGATTTGTTAACTTACAGTTAAGAATCCTACTATAGAACAAATGTGTTAACACTTAATCTGTCTGTTTGGGCAGCAACAAGCGCTACACTTATACATAGGACAAACATCTATAGTGGCCAAAGTAAACACAGGTGTAATTGATTGAATCAATTATGGTCCCAATCTTTATAGTGTGTCACATGCATTCCAGCGAGGCAGCATGCACAATACCAAGGTCAAGCagattctaaatgtccctttctATCTAGTGGTCGCACACTGGTCGCTGTTAAACTTATTCTACCACACAGTAGAACACGAGTGGATCTGCATGATcagccccacacacactcatctaaAGATTGTGGAACATGTGTGCCAATCGCATTGCAACTCGGCAAAGTAGCTTTTGTGTTTGAGCTGCAGGCTGACGCGTCACTCATCGAAGGGATAAAGTGGGCGGCTGGTGGTGCTCACTTAAATGTCAGCTGTTTGACGCTACATAAATAGGAAAGATAATGCCCTGGCTGCCGGGGTTGCTATGCGACATGTCATGTGtcttttatatacattttgagAACTAGTGCCCATACCAGAATGTGTTTGCGTTTGATGAACATTGGTCCATCAAATGAATAATCCACCAAAAACAGGTGTGAGCTGAATTTATCTAattatttaacctttttttgttcctccatatgaatttgtgaatgaagacaagTGAGGTCTGGTAAAGATATCAGAGGATTTACTTGATGTTTATGGGTATGTTTAAGAATAACGGAtttttgggggagggaggggggatatCTTTACACAATTGTTTAATCAGGTGCacaattttaaatattaaaaaatatctaTTTTGACTCTTGATATAAGTAAACATCATTCCTATCAGTGTGACTACTGACTGAAGCCTCATCttcccatccctccctccctgcttcaTTTCACAGGCCCAGTTCGCTCATATTGGTGCGTCACTTCACACGCGGACGCCGTTCTCCTACAGAGTGCCTGCTGGAGGCCAGCCTGTCTTCTTACTGGTCAATATCCTGTACGCTGTGGTGCCTCAGGCTCTGTGTTACCGCTGCCGCAGCAGGCCGGCCTTCTTCCTGACGCCGAGGCCAGTTAAGAAGactgaatgagagagagagagagagagagagaggggctgtCATGGGGATGCCTAAATAAAAGGCTCGAGTTGTAAAGGAACACTTTGTGTTTGAGATTATTAgaattttctatttttgaagGAGGGGCATCCACCTTTAATAAAAGGTTGTGCAATCAAAAATTTGTGtttatattttgaaaaggtgaacatactgtatattttcactatgtgtgtttatatacaCAGTCTCACACTAAAGATCATAGGGATGTTATATTCGTGTTTGGGATACGAACTGCTTGTAAATAATTGATGTTTTTCCCATTTGTGTTTTCTGGGTAACAAAAAAGGCCCTTTGGTTGACACTGAGGTTTTCTGTGCAGTGCCTGTTTGCTAATGTGttggcaaataaataaatcattcacATATGTCTGTGCTCTTCATACTGTAGTATCATTTATACACATATAAGTACACAGATATTCAACTATTCGAGGTTATTTGATAAACTAAAATGTTTCTAACTGCAGTGTTTTATTAGGCTCTTTTAAACCGGAAGTACATTAGGTTCCGGCAAACTCTTCCTCTGCCACTTATTGCCAAAACAATCCGGCAtgtagctagctaactagcttaaggttacaacaaaaataaattgtttagtAAAATCTGTTTCTCGATAACCCAAACCCATGTTGGAAATAACCCGTACAGCCAGTGAATAGTTGGACTATTAGTAGTATTATTTTTTAACTAGGCGAACGATAAGAAATAACTTGGTCTAACGTTAGCAGAACATGCTAACTATATAGCTACGATTAGCTTTTGCTAGCTGTGATGGCAGCACCAGCACCTCTCAATTCTGCTCCTGTTTTGAGGTTGGTTTTACCTTTTACATTAATCTATACACTCATACACTATAACCATGTAAGCGGCACTATATTGTTGAAAAGTCAATGCATTAAGGTTAGTGGTTTTTCCACAACTGTCACCGCGAGCGCTAACGTCCGATTTTAGAGGCTGCTCATCATTAGACatttagaaatgtgtttttactaTGTGTTCGTTTGTATACCCTACTACTATTTGTTTATACCGTTACTAGTAATAGTGCTATTTAATTTCCACTCCATAGCTAAATCAACCCCACAGCTGCTGTTACTGCTGTAAATGCTAAAAACGTGTACTTGTCACATATTTTGCTTTTCCGGTCTGATGTGACGATTGTTTCGATGATGTCATTCTGTCTTTAGTCAAAAGCAACGCAGGGCTGCTCtgaggaaagagagaagaaaaaggaaacgcCAAGCTCTCGCCCAAGTCAGAGAATGTGGTACGAAGATAACtgttctgtttattttgatttcaGATTAGATTCCAGATTAACAACAACATTCCCTCTGTTACAGGTTTAAATGATGGACCAAGCTATGtacttgaagaagaagaaatacgtaatgatgaagatgattttGCAGAGGAGGAAAGGTACGTCAATACTGCACTCCCATTCAATAATAGAAGCAGTAAAGAAATCTTGATTTAccttatttatttaacattttaaaatgcataatATACGTTTGCTGTGACAGACCTCTGTTTACCTGTTTCCTCAGACTGCGGCTGCATGAGGAGTGGTTGGCAAAAGAGAGGCTCGCCCAGGAAGACTTCCGGCTTCGTGCCGAGAGGGAGGAGACtgcaaggaaaagaaaagaagaggaggaggtatTCTGATGTTATATTCCTAATTCCTTGTGTACCACTGGGGCAAACATAAAATCCCATTTATTCAGCATTTATTCAATTGTGAACAAATTTAAAGGGACTGTCACGAATGGAGCTGACCGCAATAACGTTTAATTTTATTTAGCCTGACACTGCATATTACATGACAAACTGCCAAATTGATTAGCGCAAGTGAATCTGATTGTCATTCtatatgtaatattaatattaaatatatctTCTGTTTTGTTCTCAGCGATTGATAAAGGAGGAATGGGAGACCCAGCAGATGAAggaacaggaagaaaaagaacagaagCAGCAGGAAAAGCGAGACAGAGAGGTGAAACGGGCCCCAGGAGgatagaaacaaaaagaaatatatcCTCTTCTATTTAATCATGAGTCATCCATCCAAAAAGGATGATTCAGATAACCCTATAGTAATCTTGTTTCttttgtaaaatgcatttttgcCTTGTACAtggttctttttaaaaattccTTGACTAAGTGGCACAAGCAACCATCCCAACTCTTCAACTAAgatacacacaaagagaaaaacccTAACAGCAGCTTCAGCTCTCACAAGGATGTATCTTTTACTTTGTGTGAAAACAGTGTGCAACATTGCTTTCTACGAATTCCAGAAATGTGGAAATGCCAGTCCCTCTGAGTGTGATCTTAACACCCAGTAACAGATCTGCTGCAGTATGTTGACCTCTACACATTTTCACCAGCCGTGTCTTTACACCATTTGTAGGAGGCCGTTCAGAAAATGTTGGATGAAGCTGAAAATCAGGTATAAACACACATGACATTCTCTTATTTTGTAACTGAAGTTTAATAAATAgtccatatatttatttattttttaatatttaggtAAATTTCACACACAGAACAGCAGAAAGAGATCATGgttatagatatagatagatccTAAGCAATATATCCAATATCATAATGTTTTTACGTGTTTTAAAGCTATGATATTTGTTAGcatcttttaaaaatatttttaacaggACAATTAAATGTATAATTGTAGTAACATCTCCTAGTTTCAAGGTAAACGATACAgaatatacatttctgtttgtgttctcTCTTCCAGCTGGAGAACGGACAGCCGTGGATGAATCCAGAGGCTCCTGCGGCGAAGAACTGCGAGAACTTTGGAACAGAGCGCGACGTGGCCAACTGTCCGTTCTTCCTGAAGACTGGGGCATGTCGATTCGGAGACAGGTAcaatttctttctcctttcctggggcttttttttacgctaaatacgtttttatttgaatggtGATCTGAAGGCTCtgaacaatatatatgtatattcttGCCTCTTCTGTCTTTTTGAATGCAGATGTTCCCGAAAGCACGTTTATCCCACATCCAGCCCGACTCTGATGATCCGTGGTATGTTCACAACGTACGGCATGGAGCAGTCACGGCGCGACGATTATGACGTCGATGCCTGTTTGGAACACAGCGAGGAGGACCTGCAAGAGTATTTCCTCGAGTTCTACCATGACGTCCTCCCAGAGTTAAAGAGTGTCGGCAAGGTTGTGCAATTCAAGGTAGGATGACCTTAGGACATGTACTGAATTACCAGAGTTACAGTAAGCTATTTGAAG carries:
- the LOC119225839 gene encoding BTB/POZ domain-containing protein 1-like isoform X2 → MATGNGVGGSLASNHDDQEAASNSVQSGDAAVPSNAPASGPARSASPPVLGLHREPMYNWQATKSSLKERFAFLFNNELLSDVRFVVGKGRQAQRIPAHKFVLAAGSAVFDAMFNGGMATTSTEIELPDVEPAAFLALLRFLYSDEVHIGPETVMTTLYTAKKYAVPALESHCVEFLTKHLRADNAFMLLTQARLFDEPQLASLCLDTIDKSTADAINAEGFTDIDLDTLCAVLQRDTLSIRENRLFGAVVRWAEAECYRQQLAPTSENKQNVLGKALPLIRFPLMTVEEFAAVNPKPRVDYIDRPRCCLRGEECSINRFQQVESRWGYSGTSDRIRFNVNKRISIVGFGLYGSIHGPTDYQVNIQILESDKRIILGQNDTGFNCDGTANTFRVMFKEPVEILPNVSYTACATLKGPDSHYGTKGLKKVTKETTTGAKTTFLFFSSPGNNNGTSVEDGQIPEIIYYT
- the LOC119225962 gene encoding transmembrane 6 superfamily member 1-like isoform X1 is translated as MSASAGTGVFVLSLMSIPFCYLFNSLIYNNSAEAFFFAGCSAVLIISISARFMLKKKAPVDPLFYVFAMYAFLSVVNLIIGLEQDNIIDGFVTFYLREADPHINTAHGHMISYWDGCVHYLMYLVMIAAITWGDSYRAIGLYWMGSFLTRAIVYILGNAVGKYGTQVCPLFLLHILYVSVSVWVCFRIFSKRPTPDLQLSSVQEAERKSLLHRPLDLLFIIYLIPAFAFCIFRGLIVLDFSSEWCLAYTRQYEPYLKDPSAYAKIQMLVSMLYSGPYYIITLYGLMVPGCEWMTDLTLVHSGALAQAQFAHIGASLHTRTPFSYRVPAGGQPVFLLVNILYAVVPQALCYRCRSRPAFFLTPRPVKKTE
- the LOC119225962 gene encoding transmembrane 6 superfamily member 1-like isoform X3, giving the protein MISYWDGCVHYLMYLVMIAAITWGDSYRAIGLYWMGSFLTRAIVYILGNAVGKYGTQVCPLFLLHILYVSVSVWVCFRIFSKRPTPDLQLSSVQEAERKSLLHRPLDLLFIIYLIPAFAFCIFRGLIVLDFSSEWCLAYTRQYEPYLKDPSAYAKIQMLVSMLYSGPYYIITLYGLMVPGCEWMTDLTLVHSGALAQAQFAHIGASLHTRTPFSYRVPAGGQPVFLLVNILYAVVPQALCYRCRSRPAFFLTPRPVKKTE
- the LOC119225839 gene encoding BTB/POZ domain-containing protein 1-like isoform X1, coding for MATGNGVGGSLASNHDDQEAASNSVQSGDAAVPSNAPASGPARSASPPVLGLHREPMYNWQATKSSLKERFAFLFNNELLSDVRFVVGKGRQAQRIPAHKFVLAAGSAVFDAMFNGGMATTSTEIELPDVEPAAFLALLRFLYSDEVHIGPETVMTTLYTAKKYAVPALESHCVEFLTKHLRADNAFMLLTQARLFDEPQLASLCLDTIDKSTADAINAEGFTDIDLDTLCAVLQRDTLSIRENRLFGAVVRWAEAECYRQQLAPTSENKQNVLGKALPLIRFPLMTVEEFAAGPAQSGILFDREVVNLFLHFTVNPKPRVDYIDRPRCCLRGEECSINRFQQVESRWGYSGTSDRIRFNVNKRISIVGFGLYGSIHGPTDYQVNIQILESDKRIILGQNDTGFNCDGTANTFRVMFKEPVEILPNVSYTACATLKGPDSHYGTKGLKKVTKETTTGAKTTFLFFSSPGNNNGTSVEDGQIPEIIYYT
- the LOC119225962 gene encoding transmembrane 6 superfamily member 1-like isoform X2 — encoded protein: MFSSPHHLHFSSFYAQKEGSSRSPFLCVVNLIIGLEQDNIIDGFVTFYLREADPHINTAHGHMISYWDGCVHYLMYLVMIAAITWGDSYRAIGLYWMGSFLTRAIVYILGNAVGKYGTQVCPLFLLHILYVSVSVWVCFRIFSKRPTPDLQLSSVQEAERKSLLHRPLDLLFIIYLIPAFAFCIFRGLIVLDFSSEWCLAYTRQYEPYLKDPSAYAKIQMLVSMLYSGPYYIITLYGLMVPGCEWMTDLTLVHSGALAQAQFAHIGASLHTRTPFSYRVPAGGQPVFLLVNILYAVVPQALCYRCRSRPAFFLTPRPVKKTE